A window of the Lactobacillus amylovorus DSM 20531 genome harbors these coding sequences:
- a CDS encoding response regulator transcription factor → MKILVVDDDKEIVELLSIYLKNEGYEPIAAYSGKEAITKLTTTPDIALMILDVMMPNMSGIEVIKEVRKDSDIPIIIVSAKTGDMDKIQGLITGADDYVSKPFNPLEVMARVRSLLRRSQKQVKDEKPDILEVGPLVINRDSHEVKTIDGKAIQLTALEFGILYLLASHPNRVFSADEIFERVWQQESIVSAKTVMVHVSHLRDKIQKATGGEDVIQTVWGVGYKVEA, encoded by the coding sequence GTGAAAATTTTAGTTGTTGATGATGATAAAGAAATCGTTGAACTTTTAAGCATATATTTGAAAAACGAAGGCTATGAACCTATTGCGGCATACAGCGGCAAGGAAGCCATTACTAAATTAACTACTACACCAGACATCGCATTAATGATCTTAGACGTGATGATGCCTAACATGTCCGGAATCGAAGTAATTAAGGAAGTTAGAAAAGATTCAGATATTCCAATTATCATTGTTTCTGCTAAGACTGGTGATATGGATAAGATTCAAGGCTTAATTACCGGTGCCGATGACTACGTATCTAAGCCATTTAACCCACTTGAAGTTATGGCCAGAGTACGTTCACTTTTACGTCGTAGTCAAAAGCAAGTTAAGGATGAAAAGCCAGATATCTTGGAAGTTGGCCCACTTGTCATTAATCGTGATTCTCACGAAGTAAAGACAATCGATGGCAAGGCTATTCAATTGACGGCTTTGGAATTTGGTATTCTTTATCTTTTAGCTAGTCACCCTAACCGCGTATTCTCTGCTGATGAAATCTTCGAACGTGTTTGGCAACAAGAATCCATCGTTTCTGCCAAGACCGTTATGGTGCACGTATCACACCTTCGTGACAAGATTCAAAAGGCAACTGGCGGCGAAGATGTTATTCAAACTGTTTGGGGTGTAGGATACAAGGTCGAGGCGTAG
- a CDS encoding sensor histidine kinase: MKKERVKLTGAEKSELFAEGVVTVILLLLLNLSIIILIHLAILQDESLVNGIYFLKKTMTFAGGYHLWSWQNIFIILMGIGDLVVLYWRLIRRYHQMQLRHVILELHYIANGHFDHRINFRVRPELQRVVDSINSLVDSTVNSINEERAIEQSKDELITNVSHDIRTPLTSIIGYLGLLKSGVTSPEDQQKYINIAYTKAEQMKSLANDLFEYSTLKSTNTKLNLARLHIYSMLEQVAAGFELEAEKKGIEIEIEARPKDLTIQADAEKLVRVYNNLISNAFKYGTGATKIKLVANLVNKREVELRVENNGEPIPKDSQKKIFERFYRVETSRNTKTGGTGLGLSITKSVVDLHHGTIRCQSDKNWTSFIIRLPLDPKKATSKH; encoded by the coding sequence ATGAAAAAGGAACGCGTCAAGCTAACTGGCGCTGAAAAGAGCGAATTGTTTGCAGAAGGGGTCGTAACGGTCATCCTTCTGCTTTTGTTAAATCTATCAATAATTATTTTGATCCACCTGGCTATTTTGCAGGATGAGAGTCTGGTTAATGGCATCTACTTTTTGAAAAAGACGATGACCTTTGCGGGTGGCTATCACTTATGGTCCTGGCAAAATATCTTTATTATTTTGATGGGGATCGGCGATTTGGTGGTTTTATATTGGCGTTTGATCAGAAGATATCACCAAATGCAGCTACGTCACGTCATTCTGGAGCTGCATTATATTGCTAATGGTCACTTTGATCACCGTATCAACTTTAGGGTGCGGCCTGAATTGCAGCGTGTAGTTGATTCAATTAACTCACTGGTTGATAGTACTGTGAACTCCATCAATGAGGAACGGGCAATCGAACAATCTAAGGATGAATTGATTACTAACGTTTCACACGATATTAGAACGCCGCTGACTTCAATTATTGGCTATTTGGGATTACTAAAAAGTGGCGTAACGTCTCCTGAAGACCAGCAAAAATATATTAATATTGCGTACACCAAGGCTGAGCAAATGAAGTCACTGGCCAATGATTTGTTCGAATATTCAACGCTGAAATCTACTAATACGAAGCTGAATTTAGCCAGATTACACATTTATTCAATGCTCGAACAAGTAGCAGCCGGGTTTGAACTTGAAGCTGAGAAAAAAGGTATTGAGATTGAAATTGAGGCACGGCCTAAAGATTTAACCATTCAGGCTGATGCCGAAAAATTAGTGCGAGTATATAACAACTTAATTTCTAACGCATTCAAATATGGTACGGGAGCTACCAAGATTAAATTAGTGGCTAACTTAGTTAATAAGCGCGAAGTCGAATTGCGTGTTGAAAACAATGGGGAGCCAATTCCAAAAGATTCACAGAAAAAGATCTTTGAACGTTTCTACCGAGTGGAAACTTCCCGTAATACCAAAACTGGTGGTACCGGATTGGGCCTTTCAATTACCAAGAGCGTGGTCGATTTGCACCATGGTACGATTCGCTGCCAATCAGATAAAAACTGGACTAGTTTCATAATTCGCTTGCCACTTGATCCTAAGAAAGCGACAAGTAAGCACTAG
- a CDS encoding UDP-N-acetylmuramoyl-L-alanyl-D-glutamate--2,6-diaminopimelate ligase: protein MSISLNTCILILKEHHLLKSSAVQDTVATKMDYVSYYSRDIQTNTLFFCKGAGFRPTYLSMAKDNGAICYVAEQPYPEGKGMHALIVRDVSKAMALLSAAFFRFPQDDLYVVAFTGTKGKTTSAYFLKGMLDQANGGKTALISSVNDVVGPKPEDSFKSSLTTPESLDLFRDMRTAVDNGMTHLVMEVSSQAYKKNRVFGLTYDLGFFLNISPDHIGPNEHPNFADYLHCKLQLMVNSRKCIINAETAHFDEIYAAATTTTNPDSIYLFARENFENPDLKVPIDFRFASQELDMKETRFKLYCASDKAKKLPINGDYTLKMLGDFNESNGTAAIIGAGLAGLNHDQCAKGIRDVTIPGRMQIERTKSHGMVVVDYAHNKASMMALMSFMQNEFDNPKIIVVVGAPGDKGVSRRPGFSESLTAYADKAFLTTDDPGFEDPKSIAEEIDSGIDHSKCDVTIELDRKKAIHDAIAMAGPDDVVLICGKGADAFQKIRGVNTPYPSDIVVAQNVINELEGQKEHFRK from the coding sequence ATGAGTATTTCTTTAAATACCTGTATATTAATTTTAAAAGAGCACCACTTGCTCAAATCAAGCGCAGTTCAAGACACTGTAGCTACTAAGATGGATTACGTTTCTTACTACTCACGTGATATCCAAACTAACACATTATTTTTCTGCAAGGGTGCAGGCTTTAGACCAACTTATTTATCAATGGCTAAAGACAATGGTGCTATTTGTTACGTTGCTGAACAACCTTATCCTGAAGGCAAAGGTATGCACGCTTTAATCGTTCGTGATGTTTCAAAAGCAATGGCATTGCTTTCAGCCGCATTCTTCCGTTTCCCACAAGATGATTTATACGTTGTAGCCTTCACTGGTACTAAGGGTAAGACTACTTCCGCATACTTCTTGAAGGGGATGCTTGACCAAGCTAACGGCGGCAAGACTGCTTTAATTTCTTCAGTTAATGACGTTGTTGGTCCTAAGCCAGAAGACAGCTTCAAGTCAAGTTTGACCACGCCAGAAAGTTTGGACTTGTTCCGTGACATGCGTACTGCCGTAGATAACGGTATGACTCACTTGGTAATGGAAGTATCTAGCCAAGCTTACAAGAAGAACCGCGTCTTTGGTTTAACTTATGACTTAGGCTTCTTCTTGAACATCAGTCCAGACCACATTGGACCAAACGAACACCCTAACTTTGCAGACTACTTACACTGCAAGCTTCAATTAATGGTTAACTCACGTAAATGTATTATCAATGCGGAAACTGCCCACTTTGATGAAATTTACGCAGCAGCTACAACCACTACTAACCCAGACAGTATTTACTTGTTTGCTAGAGAAAACTTCGAAAATCCAGATTTGAAGGTGCCAATCGACTTTAGATTTGCTTCACAAGAATTGGATATGAAGGAAACTCGCTTCAAACTTTACTGCGCAAGTGATAAGGCTAAGAAGTTGCCTATCAATGGTGACTACACTTTGAAGATGTTGGGTGACTTCAACGAATCAAACGGTACTGCCGCAATTATCGGTGCTGGTCTTGCCGGCCTTAACCATGATCAATGTGCTAAGGGTATCCGCGACGTGACTATCCCAGGTCGTATGCAAATTGAAAGAACTAAGAGTCACGGTATGGTTGTTGTTGACTACGCTCACAACAAGGCTTCAATGATGGCTTTGATGAGCTTTATGCAAAATGAATTCGACAACCCTAAGATCATCGTAGTTGTAGGTGCTCCTGGCGATAAGGGCGTTTCTCGTCGTCCAGGCTTCAGTGAAAGTTTGACCGCATACGCTGATAAGGCATTCTTGACAACTGATGACCCAGGCTTTGAAGATCCTAAGTCAATCGCCGAAGAAATTGATTCAGGTATTGACCACTCTAAGTGTGACGTTACTATTGAATTGGACCGTAAGAAGGCTATCCACGATGCCATCGCAATGGCTGGCCCAGATGATGTTGTTTTAATCTGTGGTAAGGGTGCTGACGCCTTCCAAAAGATTCGTGGCGTAAACACTCCATACCCATCTGATATCGTTGTTGCTCAAAATGTCATCAATGAATTAGAAGGCCAAAAAGAACACTTTAGAAAATAA
- a CDS encoding aspartate/glutamate racemase family protein, with the protein MKHFFSIIGGMGTIATESYVRLINHRVKIARDQDYLNYILVNDAQVPDRTAYIKDHSKPNFFYDLKDDVEGQDKLGTDFMVMPCNTAHYFYDDLAALTDKPFLHMMRIAVHNFTDNYPDEKKIGLIATEGSIYDHLYADEIKRVGRKVELGGPEIQPMVNELIYSDIKEKGTVDHDLYHKILKTMHDKYGCNVILLGCTELSLAQEKAPDHPYHVIDPQSILADVSIELALKIRNGMDPKEACAKYMYK; encoded by the coding sequence ATGAAGCACTTTTTTAGTATTATTGGTGGCATGGGAACCATTGCCACTGAGAGTTATGTGCGGTTAATTAACCACCGCGTTAAGATCGCACGCGACCAAGATTATTTAAATTATATTTTGGTCAATGATGCACAAGTTCCTGATAGAACTGCCTACATCAAGGATCACAGTAAGCCTAACTTCTTTTATGATTTAAAAGATGACGTAGAAGGTCAAGACAAATTAGGTACGGACTTCATGGTTATGCCATGTAACACAGCGCATTATTTCTATGATGATTTGGCTGCATTGACTGACAAGCCATTTTTACACATGATGCGCATTGCCGTACATAATTTTACTGACAATTATCCAGATGAAAAGAAGATTGGTTTAATTGCTACTGAAGGTTCTATATATGATCACTTGTATGCCGATGAAATTAAGCGAGTTGGCCGCAAGGTGGAATTGGGTGGACCAGAAATTCAACCAATGGTTAATGAATTGATCTATTCTGATATCAAAGAAAAGGGTACTGTAGATCACGATCTGTATCACAAAATCTTGAAGACAATGCATGATAAATATGGTTGTAACGTGATTTTGCTGGGATGTACCGAGTTGTCACTAGCTCAAGAAAAAGCACCTGACCATCCATATCACGTAATTGATCCACAATCAATTCTTGCAGATGTCTCAATCGAATTAGCTCTTAAGATCCGTAACGGTATGGATCCTAAAGAAGCTTGCGCAAAATACATGTATAAATGA
- a CDS encoding bacteriocin immunity protein, with translation MKYPKLEGVGTHLNINPKDNDFMIKVRELVNNDPELLGNNDIMKFVKLALFRASEDEPVQEIAKELDDELSGYLVKTDFKVPAGVTKLQETLKSYY, from the coding sequence ATGAAATATCCAAAACTGGAAGGCGTGGGTACTCACCTTAATATCAATCCAAAAGATAATGATTTTATGATTAAGGTGAGAGAGCTAGTTAATAATGATCCTGAATTGTTGGGCAATAACGATATTATGAAGTTTGTTAAGTTGGCTTTGTTTAGAGCTAGTGAAGACGAGCCGGTTCAGGAAATTGCTAAGGAACTTGATGATGAATTGTCAGGTTATTTGGTTAAGACTGATTTTAAGGTGCCTGCTGGTGTGACGAAGTTGCAGGAGACTTTGAAGTCATATTATTAG
- a CDS encoding lactate oxidase → MTYYYKGFPQSDRDEKISMINVDELEERAKKVMPEGAYYYIASGAENEWTWRANTSAFNHYQIVPRALTDMDDPQTDTEFMGMKLKTPIMISPIACHGIAHKDAEVATQKGAAAAGALFSSSTYANKSVEDIATAAPEAPRFFQLYLSKDWDFNKMIFDAIKKAGYKGIFLTVDALVSGYREANLRTHFTYPVPLDFFTRYLGGKGEGQSVAQMYASSAQKIGPEDVARIKKESGLPVFVKGVMCAEDAYKAIGAGADGIYVTNHGGREVDGAPATIDVLPEIAKAVNHRVPIVFDSGVRRGSHVFKALALGADIVGIGRPYLYGLALGGPKGVESVINQLNTELKIDMQLTGCKTIDDVKRAKIDRIHYGLDTMPSNTDPSRIKPYPVTADNQIKSEEPDATSGASKH, encoded by the coding sequence ATGACTTATTATTACAAAGGTTTTCCTCAAAGTGATCGGGATGAAAAGATCTCGATGATCAATGTCGATGAACTAGAAGAGCGGGCCAAGAAAGTTATGCCTGAAGGTGCATATTACTACATCGCTTCAGGTGCTGAAAATGAATGGACTTGGCGTGCCAATACTTCAGCCTTTAACCATTATCAAATTGTGCCACGTGCTTTGACCGATATGGATGATCCACAAACTGATACCGAATTTATGGGGATGAAATTGAAGACACCAATTATGATTTCTCCAATTGCTTGTCACGGTATTGCTCACAAGGATGCTGAAGTAGCTACGCAAAAAGGTGCTGCCGCAGCTGGTGCACTTTTCTCATCAAGTACTTATGCTAACAAGAGCGTAGAAGACATTGCGACAGCCGCTCCAGAAGCTCCCAGATTTTTCCAATTATATTTAAGCAAGGACTGGGACTTCAATAAGATGATCTTTGATGCAATCAAGAAAGCAGGCTACAAAGGCATTTTCTTGACCGTCGATGCCCTTGTGTCAGGTTATCGTGAAGCTAACCTTAGAACGCACTTTACTTATCCAGTGCCACTAGACTTCTTCACCCGTTATCTTGGCGGTAAAGGTGAAGGTCAAAGCGTTGCGCAAATGTACGCTTCTAGTGCCCAAAAGATTGGCCCAGAAGACGTTGCACGCATTAAGAAGGAATCAGGCTTACCTGTCTTTGTAAAAGGCGTTATGTGTGCTGAAGATGCTTATAAGGCAATTGGCGCAGGTGCCGACGGTATCTACGTTACTAACCATGGTGGTCGTGAAGTCGATGGTGCTCCTGCAACGATCGATGTTTTGCCAGAGATTGCTAAAGCTGTTAACCACCGTGTGCCAATTGTCTTTGATTCAGGCGTTCGTCGCGGTTCACATGTCTTTAAGGCTTTGGCACTTGGTGCTGATATTGTTGGTATCGGTCGTCCATATCTTTATGGCTTAGCATTAGGCGGCCCTAAGGGTGTTGAGAGCGTCATTAATCAATTAAATACCGAATTAAAGATCGATATGCAACTGACCGGCTGCAAGACCATTGATGATGTAAAGCGCGCTAAGATCGATCGTATTCATTACGGTTTAGACACTATGCCTTCAAACACTGATCCTAGCCGCATTAAGCCATATCCTGTAACGGCTGATAACCAAATTAAGAGCGAAGAACCAGACGCTACTTCAGGCGCATCAAAGCACTAA
- a CDS encoding glycoside hydrolase family 31 protein: MVNKLINFTQDGQKLTVNYGNKPLILTVITPEIVRVFQDRGNASNSYAIDGDKSIKTDFKVKEKDGHVELSTAKLTVKIYDDEKIDVYDEKGNPLILDYRKKRTPIDRQMDEEHLKLAESEGHDVKNLLGAHDKDYYEIVKSLADDEQFYGLGDKTGFINKRHYAYDNWNTDNPDPQVESFTRLYKSIPILLGLKNKHPYGIFFDNTYRNHIDLGKESNDYYYYSAVDGNIDYYIIGGDSLKEVITNYTYLTGRVPMPQKWTLGYQQSRWGYSVSQKQVEKIAENLRKYDLPCDVLHLDIDYMRGYRVFTWRTDNYESPEKFVAKMRKLGFRIITIIDPGVKKDDDYKIYKEGLEKGYFVKAPDGTVYVNQVWPGDSVFPDFGRKEVRKWWAKNCKYLVDLGVAGIWDDMNEPASFKGEVPQDIVFHNEEQASTHKKMHNVYGHNMAKATYEGLKKYSGKRPFVITRAAYAGTQKFSTVWTGDNQSLWTHIQMMIPQLCNLGMSGFSFAGTDIGGFGADTTPELLTRWIEGALFSPLYRNHAALGTRSQEPWVFGEPTLSIYRKYLKLRYRFIPYLYDEFYRETKTGLPIMRPLVLNYENDPQVYNLNDEYMVGEDILAAPVVQEGQTKRAVYLPKGKWIDFWNGVEHAGKTTILVDAPIGKLPLFIKNNTILPWGKEVSHISDEPDESMTFRLFGKKGKYVHYQDNGTDFKYQKGEYNLYEVKVNKDGSVKVKLEKHGFGPVYRRITVQLPNKKVVFKYKNGEYVRK, encoded by the coding sequence ATGGTTAACAAACTTATCAATTTTACTCAAGACGGGCAAAAACTTACTGTAAATTATGGCAACAAGCCGTTGATTTTGACGGTGATCACACCAGAAATCGTGCGTGTCTTTCAAGATCGCGGCAACGCCAGCAACTCTTATGCTATTGATGGCGATAAATCAATCAAGACTGACTTTAAAGTTAAGGAAAAAGATGGACACGTCGAATTATCAACGGCTAAACTTACCGTTAAGATCTACGATGACGAGAAGATCGATGTCTACGATGAAAAGGGCAATCCATTAATTCTCGATTATCGTAAGAAGCGTACGCCAATCGATCGTCAAATGGACGAGGAACATCTGAAATTAGCGGAATCCGAAGGCCATGACGTTAAGAATTTGCTTGGTGCACACGACAAGGATTACTACGAAATTGTAAAGTCACTTGCAGACGATGAACAATTCTACGGCTTGGGCGACAAGACGGGCTTTATTAACAAGCGTCACTATGCTTATGACAACTGGAACACCGATAATCCAGACCCACAAGTCGAAAGCTTTACGCGTTTGTACAAGTCAATTCCGATCTTGCTTGGTCTGAAAAATAAGCACCCATACGGAATTTTCTTTGACAATACTTACCGCAACCACATCGACTTAGGTAAGGAAAGCAACGACTATTACTACTACTCTGCAGTTGACGGCAACATCGACTACTACATCATCGGTGGTGATTCACTCAAGGAAGTTATTACCAACTACACTTATTTGACGGGCCGTGTGCCAATGCCACAAAAGTGGACTTTAGGCTACCAACAATCACGTTGGGGCTATAGTGTCAGCCAAAAACAAGTTGAGAAGATTGCGGAAAACTTGCGTAAGTATGATTTGCCGTGCGACGTTTTACACCTTGATATCGATTATATGCGCGGCTACAGAGTATTTACCTGGAGAACGGATAACTATGAGTCACCAGAGAAATTCGTCGCTAAGATGCGTAAATTGGGCTTCCGAATCATCACGATTATTGACCCAGGCGTTAAAAAAGATGATGACTATAAGATTTACAAGGAAGGGCTTGAAAAAGGCTACTTCGTTAAGGCACCAGATGGTACGGTTTATGTAAATCAAGTTTGGCCTGGCGATTCAGTCTTCCCAGACTTTGGCCGCAAAGAAGTACGTAAGTGGTGGGCTAAGAACTGCAAGTACTTAGTTGATCTTGGTGTTGCAGGTATTTGGGATGACATGAACGAACCTGCATCATTCAAGGGTGAAGTGCCACAAGATATTGTTTTCCATAATGAAGAGCAGGCTTCAACCCATAAGAAGATGCACAATGTCTATGGTCATAACATGGCTAAGGCAACTTATGAAGGCTTGAAGAAATATTCAGGTAAGCGCCCATTTGTCATTACGCGTGCAGCATATGCAGGAACGCAAAAGTTTTCCACAGTTTGGACTGGTGACAACCAAAGTTTATGGACACATATCCAAATGATGATTCCGCAATTATGTAACTTGGGGATGAGTGGCTTCAGCTTTGCTGGTACAGATATTGGTGGCTTCGGTGCTGATACGACACCTGAATTGTTGACTCGTTGGATCGAAGGCGCATTGTTTAGCCCATTGTACAGAAACCATGCGGCTCTAGGCACTCGCTCACAAGAACCATGGGTATTTGGCGAACCAACTTTGTCAATTTACCGTAAATACTTGAAGTTGCGCTACCGCTTTATTCCATATTTGTACGATGAATTTTATCGTGAAACTAAGACAGGTTTGCCAATTATGCGTCCACTTGTCCTTAATTATGAAAATGATCCACAGGTGTATAACTTGAATGATGAATATATGGTAGGCGAGGACATTTTGGCAGCCCCAGTTGTTCAAGAAGGTCAAACTAAGCGCGCCGTATATTTGCCAAAAGGAAAATGGATTGACTTCTGGAACGGCGTTGAACATGCTGGAAAGACCACGATTTTGGTTGATGCACCAATTGGTAAGTTGCCGCTGTTTATCAAGAATAACACTATCTTGCCATGGGGCAAGGAAGTTAGTCACATCTCTGATGAACCAGACGAAAGCATGACCTTTAGATTATTTGGTAAAAAGGGTAAGTACGTTCACTATCAAGATAACGGAACTGACTTCAAGTACCAAAAGGGCGAATACAACTTGTACGAAGTTAAGGTAAATAAGGACGGTAGTGTGAAAGTTAAGCTTGAAAAGCACGGCTTTGGTCCTGTATATCGCAGAATTACGGTTCAATTGCCTAATAAGAAGGTTGTATTTAAGTACAAGAACGGCGAATACGTTAGAAAATAG
- a CDS encoding ATP-binding protein, whose translation MFVGRHQELEQLNQAYQENDFQFTVIYGRRRIGKTSLINEFLKDKKAIYYVALEENAEDNLKRFSDAISIFKNTDQGGKEKFANFEECFKEITRLAQEQRVILVIDEFPYLAKAYPTISSMLQSYIDHEFKETNLFLILCGSSMSFMERQVLGYQSPLYGRRTLALKLEPFKLSEACEMLPKLSKEDAFIINTVCSGVPQYLSYMSDSMSVADNIKKNFLTKSGRLFDEPNNLLQQELRDPTNYNSIINAIASGASKHSKIAQSAHLQTGPLTTYLNNLIDLGIVEKKLPVTEQKKSRSKNIVYRICDGMFRFWYTFVGKQADLIERGLTDLAWVKVQKSLSDFMGPEFEKYSQDFMWSQDMNEKIVPNPFIHLGNWWGTDKRTHQQVELDIVGFSDDERDGYFGECKWKNEPISRSVLEKLITNSEIFKYPIKHYYLFSKSGFTDSCQELAEKINCQLFTFEEI comes from the coding sequence ATGTTTGTAGGTAGACATCAAGAATTAGAACAATTGAATCAGGCGTATCAAGAAAATGATTTTCAATTTACAGTGATCTATGGTCGAAGAAGAATTGGAAAGACTTCACTGATCAATGAGTTTTTAAAAGATAAAAAGGCAATTTATTATGTAGCACTTGAAGAAAATGCGGAAGATAATCTAAAACGTTTTTCTGATGCAATTAGTATTTTTAAAAATACAGATCAGGGTGGAAAAGAAAAATTTGCAAATTTTGAGGAATGCTTTAAAGAAATTACACGTTTAGCCCAAGAACAGCGGGTAATTTTGGTTATTGACGAATTTCCTTATTTGGCTAAGGCTTACCCTACAATTAGTTCAATGTTGCAATCCTACATTGATCATGAATTCAAAGAAACTAACCTATTTTTGATTTTATGTGGTTCATCGATGTCATTTATGGAGCGACAAGTCCTAGGCTACCAAAGCCCACTATATGGTCGTCGCACTTTAGCCTTAAAGCTTGAACCATTCAAACTATCTGAAGCATGTGAAATGTTGCCAAAACTTAGTAAAGAGGATGCTTTTATCATCAATACGGTTTGTAGCGGTGTGCCCCAATACTTGAGTTATATGTCAGACAGCATGTCAGTTGCGGATAATATTAAGAAAAACTTTTTGACTAAATCAGGTCGCTTATTTGATGAGCCTAATAACTTGTTACAACAGGAATTACGCGATCCAACTAACTATAATTCGATTATCAATGCGATAGCTTCAGGTGCTTCTAAGCATAGTAAAATTGCGCAATCCGCCCACTTGCAAACTGGTCCGCTAACCACGTACCTGAATAATTTGATAGATTTAGGTATTGTTGAGAAAAAGTTACCGGTTACTGAACAAAAGAAAAGTAGAAGCAAAAATATCGTTTATCGTATCTGTGACGGGATGTTTCGATTCTGGTATACCTTTGTTGGCAAGCAAGCCGATCTAATTGAGCGTGGCTTAACTGATCTTGCTTGGGTAAAAGTACAAAAGAGTCTATCTGATTTCATGGGACCTGAGTTTGAAAAATACAGTCAAGACTTCATGTGGTCTCAGGATATGAATGAAAAAATTGTTCCTAATCCGTTTATCCACTTGGGCAATTGGTGGGGAACCGATAAGAGAACACATCAACAAGTTGAGTTAGATATTGTAGGATTCTCTGACGATGAACGTGATGGATATTTCGGCGAATGTAAATGGAAGAATGAACCGATCTCTCGTAGTGTGTTAGAAAAATTGATTACAAATAGTGAAATCTTTAAGTATCCGATTAAGCATTATTATCTATTTTCCAAATCTGGCTTTACGGACAGCTGCCAAGAATTAGCTGAGAAAATTAATTGTCAGTTGTTTACGTTTGAAGAGATATGA
- a CDS encoding bacteriocin-like peptide, LSEI_2386 family, with translation MKKQNVKKTVLKEEELTKVVGGSTAHVGFNFLSKKLWNNIWKR, from the coding sequence ATGAAGAAGCAAAATGTTAAAAAGACTGTTTTGAAGGAAGAAGAATTGACTAAGGTTGTTGGTGGAAGCACGGCACATGTTGGTTTTAATTTCTTGAGTAAAAAACTTTGGAATAATATATGGAAAAGATAG